AATGGACTCAACAGGCCCAAGCCCTGCGGACCGAGCGGAGTGAGCTGGTGGAGCGGGCCGAGCAGGGCGAGACGGGGGTCGCCATCATGGACCATTTCGCCCGCGAGCTGCGAGCGACCGGCTACCTCCACAATCACGCCCGGATGTGGTATGCGGCCTTTTGGGTGCACGAACTGAAGCTGCCCTGGGAGGCCGGGGCCGATTTCTTCTTCCGGGAACTCTTGGATGGGGATTCCGCCAGCAACACGCTTTCCTGGCGTTGGGTGGCCGGGCGGCAAACCCCGGGCAAAAGCTACCTCGCCCGCCGCAGCAATCTGGAAAAATACCTGGACCCCAAGCTGCTGGCGGCCCACCGGGCGGGTCTCGAGCGGCTGGAGCAGCCCCAAGCTCTCGATCCCGGGGAGGTCACGCGGATTCCTGCCAACCTCAAGGCGCTGGCCGCCCCGGCTGCCTTGCCGGAGGGCCCGCTCACTCTTTGGGTGCACGAGGAAGACCTCAGCCCGGAAACGATTCCAGGGGAGTGGGCGGAGCGAGTGGAGAGGGTTCTCCTGGCCCCCGCTCGCAGTGCCTGGGACCAATTCGATTTTTCGGAACGCAAGTGCCAGTGGCTGGAAGCAGCCTTGACCGACGCCCAGGAACGCCTTTGCGAGCGTTTTCCGGGCCGGGTGGAGCGCTTGGCCGACTTGGCGGAGGTAAGCTGGGATTCGAGGACGGTGGCGGCCTATCCCGACCAGGGGGTGGTCCGGGACGCGCTGGCCGAGGGAGCGCGTCCGCACTGGCTTTTCCGGGAGGCGCAGGTGGATCTCTACCCGCAGGCCAAGGGCGGCTTCTTCGGTTTCTGGAAGAAGCTGGCTGCGAGATGGCAGGCGGGGGAGCTCTTTCTCCGGTGAGAGGAGTTTATACCAACCTCCAGAATTCACTGGTAGAATGGAGGGAAGGAGGTGTGGGGAAGAGGCGCTGAAGCGCGTGGAAGGGAGAGCCGGAGTCTTTCGAGCCAGCCCAGCGTTGCTCCTCGGTTACG
This region of Verrucomicrobiota bacterium genomic DNA includes:
- a CDS encoding FAD-binding domain-containing protein, translating into MFPATRLAALERLDQFLETGSRYAKERNFVRPGHESVSRLSPAIRHGLLTTDEASRAALDRYAFSTVEKFVQELWWRTYWKGWLEMRPQVWRQWTQQAQALRTERSELVERAEQGETGVAIMDHFARELRATGYLHNHARMWYAAFWVHELKLPWEAGADFFFRELLDGDSASNTLSWRWVAGRQTPGKSYLARRSNLEKYLDPKLLAAHRAGLERLEQPQALDPGEVTRIPANLKALAAPAALPEGPLTLWVHEEDLSPETIPGEWAERVERVLLAPARSAWDQFDFSERKCQWLEAALTDAQERLCERFPGRVERLADLAEVSWDSRTVAAYPDQGVVRDALAEGARPHWLFREAQVDLYPQAKGGFFGFWKKLAARWQAGELFLR